In one window of Hymenobacter nivis DNA:
- the uvsE gene encoding UV DNA damage repair endonuclease UvsE, which produces MKIGYPCVNEAMDCSAANTFRLASYSEERLVAAVTANLACLRRLLEWNVAQGLLFFRMGSGIVPFGSHEINTFPWQQHFGAEFRALGDYIRAHNLRVSFHPDQFVVLNSPSPAIVQRSIEELVYQGSMLDLMELDGTAKLQIHVGGLYGERELAISRFVGVHATLPAAVRARVVVENDDRLFPLRDCLDLHARTGVPVLFDNFHHECLSHGEPMHEALRLAAATWHPIADGVPMLDYSSQAPAERKGKHTTSMVEELFRGFVAELHGLDFDMMLEIKDKEASALRAVAILRELGLAAPAPGGPVPPLALPPGPGTPPKARAKKVVKS; this is translated from the coding sequence ATGAAAATTGGGTATCCCTGCGTGAACGAGGCGATGGATTGCAGCGCCGCCAACACCTTTCGGCTGGCCTCGTACTCGGAGGAGCGCCTCGTGGCGGCCGTGACGGCCAATCTAGCCTGTCTGCGCCGCCTGCTGGAATGGAACGTGGCCCAAGGCCTGCTGTTCTTCCGCATGGGCTCGGGCATCGTGCCCTTCGGCTCGCACGAAATCAACACCTTTCCCTGGCAGCAGCACTTCGGGGCCGAGTTTAGGGCTCTGGGCGACTACATTAGGGCCCACAACTTGCGCGTCAGCTTCCACCCCGACCAGTTTGTAGTGCTGAACTCGCCGAGCCCGGCCATTGTGCAGCGCAGCATTGAGGAACTGGTTTACCAGGGCTCGATGCTGGACCTGATGGAACTGGACGGCACGGCCAAGCTGCAAATCCACGTCGGGGGCCTATACGGCGAGCGGGAGCTGGCCATCAGCCGGTTTGTGGGCGTGCACGCCACCCTGCCGGCCGCCGTGCGGGCCCGCGTGGTGGTGGAAAACGATGACCGCCTGTTTCCGCTGCGCGACTGCCTCGACCTGCACGCCCGCACCGGCGTGCCCGTCCTGTTCGATAATTTCCACCACGAATGCCTCAGCCACGGCGAGCCCATGCACGAGGCCTTGCGCCTGGCCGCCGCCACCTGGCACCCCATCGCCGACGGCGTGCCGATGCTGGACTACAGCTCGCAGGCCCCCGCCGAGCGCAAAGGCAAGCACACCACGTCCATGGTCGAGGAGCTGTTCCGCGGCTTCGTAGCCGAGTTGCACGGGCTCGATTTCGACATGATGCTGGAAATTAAAGATAAAGAAGCCAGCGCATTACGCGCCGTGGCCATCTTGCGCGAACTAGGCCTGGCCGCCCCCGCGCCCGGGGGCCCCGTGCCGCCCCTGGCCTTGCCCCCGGGCCCCGGGACGCCTCCTAAGGCCCGCGCCAAAAAAGTTGTCAAGAGCTAA
- a CDS encoding carboxypeptidase-like regulatory domain-containing protein, with protein MTLRFSDLMRRSRPWVLALLAGLALPARAQQKVRVSGTISAFDSREAIPGASVRVVRTRVGQAAGLKGEFEIDALSTDTLLFRAVGFRARLLPLGGTGLSQLIIQVQLQRDSVRLGEVRVISDRPDRAMINRALRNMRRPVPPVVSGAKRPPRPKPMFPVDSSAPKAPVPTLESPLSLLYEQFSREGKQRKKVQALEAADQAEKARKARAKYNKAFKDNRGYEP; from the coding sequence ATGACGTTGCGATTTTCCGATTTGATGCGCCGCAGCCGGCCCTGGGTGCTGGCGCTGCTGGCCGGGCTGGCCCTACCGGCGCGGGCCCAGCAAAAGGTGCGCGTGAGCGGCACCATCTCGGCGTTCGACTCGCGCGAGGCCATTCCGGGGGCCTCGGTGCGGGTGGTGCGCACTCGCGTGGGGCAGGCTGCGGGGCTCAAGGGCGAGTTCGAAATCGACGCCCTCTCCACCGATACGCTCCTGTTCCGGGCCGTAGGCTTCCGGGCGCGGCTGCTGCCGCTGGGGGGCACCGGCCTTTCGCAGCTCATCATCCAGGTGCAGCTGCAGCGCGACAGCGTACGCCTGGGCGAAGTGCGGGTCATCAGCGACCGTCCCGACCGGGCGATGATCAACCGGGCCCTGCGCAACATGCGGCGCCCCGTGCCGCCGGTGGTGAGCGGGGCCAAGCGCCCGCCCCGCCCCAAGCCCATGTTCCCCGTCGATTCAAGCGCCCCCAAGGCCCCCGTTCCCACCCTCGAAAGTCCTTTAAGCCTGCTCTACGAGCAGTTCTCGCGAGAGGGCAAGCAGCGCAAAAAGGTACAGGCCCTGGAAGCTGCCGACCAAGCCGAAAAGGCCCGCAAGGCCCGCGCCAAGTACAACAAGGCCTTCAAAGACAACCGCGGCTATGAGCCGTAG
- a CDS encoding metallophosphoesterase — MRNPTILLLMLATVLLAEWYGFQATRTLTQHLDAGPRRAWAWGYWLLTAAVWGLALWAGPTRQSGNALLKSRLISLLLLVLVTKLVLLLPLLLEDLTRLGRWALSAATRPAGAAGIAVSRSEFLAKVALGLGAIPFVALLWGVVRGATDYQVRRVVLKYPNLPPAFDGFKVLQISDLHTGSFTSTEPLQRAVGFINAQKADLILMTGDLVNNVATEVEPHIPALAGIRSELPIFSSLGNHDYGDYVQWASPAAKRANLERLMQNHAKIGWTLLNDTSHTIERGGDKIAVLGVQNWSSHANFPKHGNLPQAHAASGDAPFKILLSHDPSHWEAQVLDYPDIDLTLSGHTHGMQFGVNLPFFKWSPVQYSYKQWAGLYQRGAQRLYVNVGLGYLGYPGRVGFLPEITVFELRRA, encoded by the coding sequence ATGCGAAATCCAACCATTTTGCTGCTTATGTTGGCCACGGTGCTCCTGGCCGAGTGGTACGGCTTCCAGGCCACCCGCACCCTCACCCAACACCTCGACGCGGGGCCCCGGCGCGCGTGGGCCTGGGGCTACTGGCTGCTCACGGCGGCCGTGTGGGGCCTGGCCCTGTGGGCGGGGCCCACACGGCAATCGGGCAACGCCCTGCTCAAAAGCCGCCTGATCAGCCTATTGCTATTAGTACTCGTGACCAAGCTGGTACTGCTGCTGCCACTGCTGCTTGAGGACCTGACGCGGCTGGGCCGCTGGGCCCTGAGTGCCGCCACGCGGCCGGCCGGGGCGGCGGGCATAGCGGTTTCGCGCAGCGAATTTCTGGCCAAGGTGGCGCTGGGGCTGGGCGCCATCCCGTTCGTGGCGCTGTTGTGGGGCGTGGTGCGCGGGGCCACCGACTACCAGGTGCGGCGCGTGGTGCTGAAGTACCCCAACCTGCCGCCGGCCTTCGACGGCTTCAAAGTACTGCAAATCTCAGACTTGCATACGGGCAGCTTCACCTCCACCGAGCCGCTGCAACGGGCCGTGGGCTTCATCAACGCCCAGAAAGCCGACCTGATTTTAATGACCGGCGACCTGGTGAACAACGTGGCCACGGAGGTGGAGCCGCACATTCCGGCGCTGGCGGGCATCCGGTCGGAGCTGCCTATTTTCTCCAGCCTCGGCAACCACGACTACGGCGACTACGTGCAGTGGGCAAGCCCCGCCGCCAAGCGCGCCAACCTGGAGCGCCTGATGCAGAACCACGCCAAAATTGGCTGGACGCTGCTCAACGACACGAGCCACACCATCGAGCGCGGGGGCGACAAAATTGCCGTGCTGGGCGTGCAAAACTGGAGCAGCCACGCCAACTTCCCCAAGCACGGCAACCTGCCGCAGGCCCACGCGGCCAGCGGCGACGCGCCGTTCAAAATCCTGCTCTCGCACGACCCCTCGCACTGGGAGGCGCAGGTACTCGATTACCCCGACATCGACCTGACGCTCAGCGGCCACACCCACGGCATGCAGTTCGGGGTGAACCTGCCGTTCTTCAAGTGGAGCCCCGTGCAGTACAGCTACAAGCAGTGGGCCGGCCTCTACCAACGGGGAGCCCAGCGGCTGTACGTGAACGTGGGCCTGGGCTACCTGGGCTACCCCGGGCGGGTGGGCTTCCTGCCCGAGATTACGGTGTTTGAATTGCGGCGCGCGTAG
- the radC gene encoding RadC family protein yields MEVLDNLVEKPAPTYAASGPLGIKSWAEEDRPREKLLAKGRAALSDAELIAILLGSGTVKLSAVDVAKLMLQGVGHDLNELARQSVKQLCRHPGIGEAKAIAVVAALELGRRRKEADAPARTTITCSRDIYNLVRPNLMDLPHEEFWVILLNRANVVMRKVAVSQGGVAGTVADPKMIFKEALEQLASSIILVHNHPSGNRQPSAADLALTKKLRQAGDFLDLPILDHLIYTDHGYYSFADEGVL; encoded by the coding sequence ATGGAAGTGCTTGATAACCTGGTTGAAAAGCCAGCGCCAACTTATGCCGCGTCGGGGCCCCTCGGCATCAAAAGCTGGGCCGAGGAAGACCGGCCCCGCGAGAAGCTGCTGGCCAAGGGCCGCGCCGCGCTGTCTGACGCCGAGCTGATTGCCATCCTGCTGGGCTCGGGTACCGTCAAGCTCTCGGCCGTCGACGTGGCCAAGCTCATGCTGCAAGGCGTGGGCCACGACCTCAACGAGCTGGCCCGCCAGAGCGTGAAGCAGCTCTGCCGCCACCCCGGCATCGGCGAGGCCAAGGCCATTGCCGTGGTGGCCGCCCTGGAGCTGGGCCGCCGCCGCAAGGAAGCCGACGCGCCCGCCCGAACCACTATCACTTGCTCGCGCGACATTTACAACCTCGTGCGCCCCAACCTGATGGACCTGCCGCACGAAGAATTCTGGGTGATTTTGCTGAACCGCGCCAACGTGGTGATGCGCAAGGTGGCCGTGAGCCAGGGCGGCGTGGCCGGCACCGTGGCCGACCCGAAAATGATTTTCAAGGAGGCCCTGGAGCAGCTAGCCAGCAGCATCATCCTGGTGCACAATCACCCCAGCGGCAACCGCCAGCCCAGCGCCGCCGACCTGGCCCTCACCAAAAAGCTGCGCCAGGCCGGCGATTTCCTCGATTTGCCCATCCTTGACCACCTCATCTACACCGACCACGGCTACTACAGCTTCGCCGACGAGGGCGTTCTATAA
- a CDS encoding DUF1684 domain-containing protein, giving the protein MKTKLLIIGGVVAVVGFSVWDIAQGPDPYFAQVQVARKAKNSAFRGGNESPLTAAQRPQFDSLKYFAPDKKYVVTAQYAPLARLAPVAMQMTDRRTEPYTPWGRATFDLNGQRQQLTLFRKTTDSTLFVPFADASNGRETYGGGRYLDAAVPAEGATTIVLDFNRAYNPYCAYNNGYSCPVPPAENRLTAPVLAGEKTFHD; this is encoded by the coding sequence ATGAAAACTAAGCTCTTGATTATTGGCGGCGTGGTGGCCGTGGTGGGTTTCTCGGTGTGGGACATTGCCCAGGGCCCCGACCCGTATTTTGCCCAAGTGCAAGTGGCCCGCAAAGCCAAAAATAGCGCCTTCCGGGGCGGCAACGAGTCGCCGCTGACCGCGGCGCAGCGCCCGCAGTTCGATAGCCTGAAGTACTTCGCGCCCGACAAGAAGTACGTCGTCACGGCCCAGTACGCGCCCCTGGCCCGCCTGGCCCCGGTGGCGATGCAGATGACCGACCGCCGCACCGAGCCCTACACGCCCTGGGGCCGCGCCACCTTCGACCTGAACGGCCAGCGCCAGCAGCTCACGCTGTTCCGCAAAACCACCGACTCTACCTTGTTCGTGCCCTTCGCCGATGCCAGCAACGGCCGCGAAACCTACGGCGGCGGCCGCTACCTCGACGCCGCCGTGCCGGCCGAAGGCGCCACCACCATCGTACTGGATTTCAACCGGGCATACAACCCATACTGCGCCTACAATAACGGCTACAGCTGCCCCGTCCCTCCCGCCGAAAACCGCCTGACCGCCCCGGTACTGGCCGGCGAGAAGACGTTTCACGATTAA
- a CDS encoding ferredoxin reductase, whose amino-acid sequence MSRLDWQIGTVVAITTDTPRVKTFTLSLPHWTAHRAGQHYDLRLSAADGYQTERSYSIASPPEQTGEIALTVELIADGEVSGYLHEGVAVGDQLELRGPIGGYFVWPAGAPAAPLLLVAGGSGVVPLMAMLRHRQRAGLPNPAVLLFSIRTPEEVIYQQELEDMAAADPAFTLLLTYTRQAPAGWAGYHHRVDAAMLAEAVAYLPGAPQCYVCGPTGLVENVATLLQTQGLPDEAIRTERFGPTGG is encoded by the coding sequence GTGAGCCGGCTCGACTGGCAAATTGGCACTGTGGTAGCCATTACCACCGACACGCCCCGCGTTAAAACCTTCACCCTCAGCCTACCCCACTGGACGGCCCACCGTGCCGGCCAGCACTACGACCTGCGCCTGAGCGCCGCCGACGGCTACCAGACCGAGCGCAGCTACTCCATCGCCTCGCCCCCGGAGCAAACCGGCGAAATCGCCCTCACCGTGGAGCTGATTGCCGACGGCGAAGTGTCGGGCTACTTGCACGAGGGTGTGGCCGTAGGCGACCAATTGGAGCTGCGGGGCCCCATCGGCGGCTACTTCGTGTGGCCCGCCGGGGCCCCGGCTGCCCCACTCCTACTAGTGGCCGGCGGCTCGGGCGTGGTGCCGCTGATGGCCATGCTGCGCCACCGCCAGCGCGCCGGGCTGCCCAACCCGGCCGTACTGCTTTTCAGCATCCGCACACCGGAAGAGGTTATCTACCAGCAGGAACTAGAGGATATGGCGGCCGCCGACCCAGCCTTCACGTTGCTGCTCACTTACACGCGCCAGGCCCCGGCCGGCTGGGCCGGCTATCACCACCGCGTCGATGCCGCGATGCTAGCCGAGGCGGTAGCGTACCTGCCCGGGGCCCCGCAATGCTACGTGTGTGGCCCCACCGGCCTGGTGGAGAACGTGGCCACGCTGCTGCAAACTCAGGGTCTGCCCGACGAGGCCATTCGCACCGAGCGGTTTGGGCCAACGGGCGGTTAG
- a CDS encoding sulfite oxidase-like oxidoreductase, giving the protein MPFINKGFHAKRPTGGAHKLPPGQYETQDFPVLTAGPTPRINLANWEFRLEGLVENPVKWSWNEFNALPQQSFNPDIHCVTKWSKFDTKWRGVSLDTLLEHVQLKPEAEFVLAFSYGGYTTNLPLADLRNGQAFIGLQYEGKPLAPEHGGPARLVVPHLYFWKSAKWVQGLRLMEVNKPGFWEEAGYSMYGDPWKEQRYGSDDDDEADPSSLRR; this is encoded by the coding sequence ATGCCCTTCATCAACAAAGGCTTCCATGCCAAGCGGCCCACCGGGGGGGCCCACAAGCTGCCGCCCGGCCAGTACGAAACCCAGGATTTCCCGGTGCTCACGGCCGGGCCCACGCCGCGCATCAACCTGGCCAACTGGGAGTTTCGGCTCGAAGGCTTAGTAGAAAACCCGGTGAAGTGGAGCTGGAACGAGTTCAACGCGCTGCCGCAGCAGAGTTTCAATCCCGACATTCACTGCGTCACAAAGTGGTCAAAATTTGATACTAAGTGGCGCGGCGTGAGCCTGGACACGCTGCTCGAACATGTGCAGCTTAAGCCCGAAGCCGAGTTTGTGCTGGCCTTTTCCTACGGCGGCTACACTACCAACCTGCCACTGGCCGACCTGCGCAACGGCCAGGCGTTCATTGGCTTGCAGTACGAGGGCAAGCCGCTGGCGCCCGAGCATGGGGGCCCCGCGCGGCTGGTGGTGCCGCACCTCTACTTCTGGAAAAGCGCCAAGTGGGTGCAGGGCCTACGCTTGATGGAGGTGAACAAGCCGGGCTTCTGGGAGGAGGCGGGCTACAGCATGTACGGCGACCCGTGGAAAGAGCAGCGCTATGGCAGCGACGACGACGACGAGGCCGACCCCAGCAGCTTGCGCCGGTGA
- a CDS encoding Uma2 family endonuclease, whose translation MTYFPDFAEATVLRGALIAGFSDDGFFQFCQENDSARIERTANHEIIIMPPIGGDSSATSGDAYFQLALWSRQHGGRPLESSIGFRLPDGAILSPNVSWLPATVWESLTAQQRQKFLPVCPDFVVEVKSPSDSLKALQAKMEQWLRNGVRLGFLVDTATETAYVYAASQTVQTVQGFDQELSGEPVLPGFQLDLRELKG comes from the coding sequence ATGACCTACTTCCCCGATTTTGCCGAAGCTACTGTGTTGCGCGGCGCGCTCATCGCTGGGTTCAGCGACGACGGGTTTTTCCAGTTTTGCCAGGAAAACGACTCGGCCCGCATCGAGCGCACCGCCAACCACGAAATCATCATTATGCCCCCCATAGGAGGAGATTCCAGCGCCACCAGCGGCGACGCTTACTTTCAATTGGCGCTGTGGAGCCGCCAACATGGAGGCCGCCCGTTAGAATCGTCAATAGGCTTCCGCTTGCCCGACGGAGCCATTTTATCCCCGAACGTTTCCTGGCTGCCAGCTACGGTTTGGGAAAGCTTGACGGCCCAGCAGCGGCAAAAATTCCTGCCCGTTTGCCCCGATTTTGTTGTCGAGGTCAAATCGCCTTCGGATAGCCTCAAAGCCTTGCAAGCCAAGATGGAGCAGTGGCTGCGCAACGGCGTTCGGCTAGGTTTCTTGGTGGATACGGCCACCGAAACGGCCTACGTGTACGCCGCTAGCCAGACCGTGCAAACCGTGCAGGGCTTCGACCAGGAGCTAAGCGGTGAGCCGGTGCTGCCCGGCTTCCAGCTCGATTTACGGGAGCTAAAGGGCTAG
- the pheT gene encoding phenylalanine--tRNA ligase subunit beta has protein sequence MRISFDWLKTLIPTDKTAAEIGALLTGSGLEVESLEELESIPGGLRGVVLGTVLTREKHPDADKLSLTTVDVGDGTPRQIVCGAPNVAAGQRVVVALEGATLHPTAGEPFKIKKSKIRGAASEGMICAEDEIGLGTSHAGIMVLDTDLPNGTPAADYFGLGTDTAFEIGLTPNRADAASHYGVARELRALLHQPAHLPDVSQFRAPTTATRAVGVIVEDAAACPRYAGLLLDNVHVGPSPEWLQRRLRSIGLSPINNVVDVTNFVLHELGQPLHAFDADRIDGDTILVKRASGFLNQFETLDGVARKLTEDDLVIADAEGYPMALAGVFGGKQSGVSEGTTRVFLESAYFAPAAVRRTSQTHGLKTDASFRFERGTDPNMVLPALHRAALLLQEVAGARPAAPVVDVYPLPLGPTAVRLRLPRVERLVGQYIEPARIRQILNDLDIDITAEHFDEQGHEEWTLAVPRHKVDVTREVDVIEEILRIYGYNNVALRPHNSATFLAKFPNPDPEVLRQKVAALLSGQGFSEILTNSVVNAAYFEGPGAPDETIVRLLNPNSGELNVLRPSLLPSGLETVRHNVNRRQKDLKLYEFGKTYHRRADGGTEERNVLALYLTGNATAETWQHPARKTAFPDLAGAVVQVLGALGHGQPAQQPTDHPYLAGGLALLAHNQPVAQAGAVAGPLLKRLDVGQPVWYAELDWDALVRKYRAALVARELPKFPEVRRDLSVVVDQAVTFDQLRRIALRTEKKLLQSVNVFDVYEGPNLGTGKKSYSVSFALQDFSQTLSEQAIDQVMQRLIAQFEQQAGALIRK, from the coding sequence ATGCGCATCTCCTTCGACTGGCTCAAAACGCTCATTCCCACCGATAAAACCGCCGCCGAGATTGGGGCCCTGCTTACTGGCTCGGGGCTGGAAGTGGAAAGCCTGGAGGAGCTGGAAAGCATCCCCGGCGGGCTGCGCGGCGTGGTGCTGGGCACGGTGCTCACCCGCGAAAAGCACCCCGACGCCGACAAGCTCAGCCTCACCACCGTGGACGTGGGCGATGGCACGCCGCGCCAAATTGTGTGCGGGGCCCCCAACGTGGCCGCCGGCCAGCGCGTGGTGGTGGCCCTGGAGGGCGCCACGCTGCACCCCACGGCGGGCGAGCCGTTCAAAATAAAGAAGAGTAAAATCCGCGGCGCGGCCTCCGAGGGCATGATTTGCGCCGAGGACGAAATTGGGCTGGGCACCTCGCACGCCGGCATCATGGTGCTCGACACCGACCTGCCCAACGGCACGCCCGCCGCCGACTACTTCGGCCTGGGCACCGACACGGCCTTTGAAATCGGCCTCACGCCCAACCGCGCCGACGCCGCCTCGCACTACGGCGTGGCCCGCGAGCTGCGCGCCCTGCTGCACCAGCCCGCCCACCTGCCCGACGTGAGCCAGTTTCGGGCCCCCACCACGGCTACCCGAGCCGTTGGTGTGATTGTAGAGGACGCTGCCGCCTGCCCCCGCTACGCCGGATTACTGCTTGATAACGTGCACGTAGGGCCCTCGCCCGAGTGGCTTCAGCGCCGGCTGCGCAGCATCGGCCTGAGCCCCATCAACAACGTGGTAGACGTGACCAACTTCGTGCTGCACGAGCTGGGCCAGCCTTTACACGCATTCGACGCCGACCGTATTGATGGCGATACGATTTTAGTGAAGAGAGCATCTGGATTTCTTAATCAATTCGAAACTTTAGATGGAGTGGCACGCAAGCTGACGGAAGACGATCTGGTAATTGCCGATGCTGAAGGATACCCAATGGCATTAGCAGGCGTGTTCGGAGGCAAACAATCTGGCGTAAGCGAAGGCACCACCCGCGTGTTCCTCGAAAGCGCCTACTTCGCGCCGGCCGCCGTGCGCCGCACCAGCCAGACCCACGGCCTGAAAACCGACGCTTCCTTCCGCTTCGAGCGCGGCACCGACCCCAACATGGTGCTGCCGGCGCTGCACCGCGCCGCGCTGCTGCTGCAAGAGGTGGCCGGCGCCCGCCCCGCCGCCCCGGTTGTGGACGTATACCCGCTGCCGCTGGGCCCCACGGCCGTGCGCCTGCGTCTGCCGCGCGTCGAGCGGCTGGTGGGCCAGTACATCGAGCCTGCTCGCATCCGGCAGATTTTGAACGATTTGGATATCGACATCACCGCCGAGCACTTCGATGAACAGGGCCACGAGGAATGGACGCTGGCCGTGCCCCGCCACAAGGTGGACGTAACCCGCGAGGTCGACGTCATCGAGGAAATTCTGCGCATTTACGGCTACAATAACGTGGCGCTCAGGCCCCACAACTCGGCCACGTTCCTGGCCAAGTTCCCGAACCCCGACCCGGAGGTGCTGCGCCAGAAGGTAGCGGCGCTGCTCAGCGGCCAAGGCTTTTCGGAAATCCTGACCAACTCGGTGGTGAACGCCGCTTACTTCGAGGGCCCCGGGGCCCCCGACGAAACCATCGTGCGCCTGCTCAACCCCAACAGCGGCGAGCTGAACGTGCTGCGCCCTTCGCTGCTGCCCTCGGGCCTCGAAACGGTGCGCCACAACGTGAACCGCCGCCAGAAAGACCTCAAGCTCTACGAGTTTGGTAAAACCTACCACCGCCGCGCCGACGGCGGCACCGAGGAGCGCAACGTGTTGGCCCTCTACCTGACGGGCAACGCCACGGCCGAAACCTGGCAGCACCCGGCCCGCAAAACCGCCTTCCCCGACCTGGCCGGGGCCGTGGTGCAGGTGCTGGGGGCCCTGGGCCACGGCCAGCCCGCCCAGCAGCCCACCGACCACCCATACCTGGCCGGCGGCCTGGCCTTGCTGGCCCACAACCAACCCGTGGCCCAGGCCGGGGCCGTGGCGGGGCCCCTGCTCAAACGCCTCGACGTGGGCCAGCCGGTGTGGTACGCCGAGCTGGACTGGGATGCCCTGGTGCGCAAGTACCGCGCCGCCCTGGTGGCCCGCGAGCTGCCCAAGTTCCCGGAGGTGCGCCGCGACCTGAGCGTGGTGGTGGACCAAGCCGTGACCTTCGACCAGCTGCGCCGCATTGCCCTGCGCACCGAGAAGAAACTCTTGCAGAGCGTGAACGTGTTTGACGTGTACGAGGGCCCCAACCTGGGCACAGGTAAGAAATCGTATTCGGTGAGCTTCGCTTTGCAGGACTTCTCGCAAACGCTCAGCGAGCAGGCCATCGACCAGGTGATGCAGCGGCTCATTGCGCAGTTCGAGCAGCAAGCGGGGGCCCTGATTCGGAAGTAA
- a CDS encoding cell division protein ZapA, which yields MSELAIKIRIAERDYPMRVDVADEERLRLAGRQLGERLREFREQYGIQDKQDLLAMVALATMADQLKVSKEKDGTDAALTERLARLDGLLSGVVLAA from the coding sequence ATGAGCGAGTTAGCCATAAAAATCCGAATTGCCGAACGCGACTACCCTATGCGGGTGGACGTGGCCGACGAAGAACGGCTGCGCCTGGCCGGCCGCCAATTGGGCGAACGGCTGCGCGAATTCCGTGAGCAATACGGCATTCAGGACAAGCAGGACTTGCTGGCAATGGTGGCCCTGGCCACGATGGCCGACCAGCTGAAGGTAAGCAAGGAAAAAGATGGTACCGACGCGGCGCTAACCGAGCGCCTGGCCCGCTTAGACGGGCTATTGTCGGGCGTGGTGCTGGCGGCCTAG
- the rny gene encoding ribonuclease Y produces MSTILLYCLLAAVVALVAGIVVGRQLAGKARQDLEGQAQVRAQQLLQEAEEKGNRIRDERIQQSKDKNRQQRNDFEQESRRLKAELEAELTQRRQGVMEQEQGIKKLTETTQKQLEQLQRKEKELEGAREKNQADTQQLRDKIEDQNEKRRATHEATLAELKQKEEEADNQLQTVQRQLETVANLTAAEAREQLVESLKNEAQLQASSFIKDTVAQAKLTATKDAKKIVLETIQRTASEHAIENCVSVFNIESDDIKGKIIGREGRNIRALEAATGVEVIVDDTPEAIIISGFDPVRREIARLSLHLLVKDGRIHPARVEEIVAKTTKKIEEEIIEIGEKTVIDLGIHGLHPELVRMVGRMRFRSSYGQNLLQHSREVANLCATMAAEMGLDVKKAKRAGLLHDIGKVSSEEPELPHAILGMEMAKKYKEHPDVVNAIGAHHDEIEMTAMISPLVQACDAISGSRPGARREMMESYIKRLKQLEETAGAFKGVNQCFAIQAGRELRVMVDAENVTDERAAELSFEISQKIEKEMQYPGQIKITVIREMRSVAYAK; encoded by the coding sequence ATGTCTACCATATTATTATACTGTCTGTTGGCCGCTGTGGTCGCCCTTGTGGCGGGCATAGTGGTGGGCCGGCAGCTGGCCGGCAAAGCCCGGCAAGACCTTGAGGGCCAGGCGCAAGTGCGGGCCCAGCAATTGCTCCAGGAAGCCGAAGAAAAAGGCAACCGCATCCGCGACGAGCGTATTCAGCAGTCGAAGGACAAGAACCGCCAGCAGCGTAACGATTTTGAGCAGGAAAGCCGCCGCCTCAAAGCCGAGCTGGAAGCCGAGCTGACCCAGCGTCGCCAGGGTGTGATGGAGCAGGAGCAGGGCATCAAGAAGCTCACCGAAACCACGCAGAAGCAGCTTGAGCAGCTGCAACGCAAGGAGAAGGAGTTGGAAGGGGCCCGCGAGAAAAACCAGGCCGACACCCAGCAGCTGCGCGACAAGATTGAGGACCAGAACGAGAAGCGCCGCGCTACCCACGAAGCCACGCTGGCCGAGCTGAAGCAGAAGGAGGAAGAGGCTGATAACCAGCTTCAGACCGTGCAGCGCCAACTCGAAACCGTAGCCAACCTCACCGCCGCCGAGGCCCGCGAGCAGCTCGTGGAATCGCTCAAAAACGAGGCCCAGCTGCAAGCCAGCTCCTTCATAAAGGACACCGTGGCGCAGGCCAAGCTGACGGCCACCAAGGACGCGAAGAAGATCGTACTGGAAACCATCCAGCGTACCGCCTCGGAGCATGCTATTGAGAACTGCGTGTCGGTGTTCAACATTGAGAGCGACGATATTAAGGGCAAAATTATCGGCCGCGAGGGGCGCAACATTAGGGCCCTGGAAGCGGCCACGGGCGTGGAAGTGATTGTGGACGACACCCCGGAAGCCATCATCATCTCGGGCTTCGATCCGGTGCGCCGCGAAATTGCCCGCCTCTCGCTGCACTTGCTCGTGAAGGACGGCCGTATTCACCCCGCCCGGGTGGAGGAAATCGTGGCGAAAACGACCAAGAAAATCGAGGAGGAAATCATCGAGATTGGCGAGAAAACCGTCATCGACCTTGGCATTCACGGCTTGCACCCTGAGCTGGTGCGCATGGTGGGCCGGATGCGTTTCCGCTCCTCCTACGGCCAGAACTTGCTGCAACACAGCCGCGAAGTAGCTAACCTCTGCGCCACGATGGCCGCCGAGATGGGCCTCGATGTGAAGAAAGCCAAGCGCGCCGGTTTGCTTCATGACATCGGCAAGGTGAGCAGCGAGGAGCCCGAGCTGCCCCACGCCATTTTGGGCATGGAGATGGCCAAGAAGTACAAGGAGCACCCCGATGTGGTGAACGCCATCGGGGCCCACCACGACGAGATTGAGATGACGGCCATGATTTCGCCGCTCGTGCAGGCCTGCGATGCCATTTCGGGCTCGCGCCCGGGGGCCCGCCGCGAGATGATGGAGAGCTACATCAAGCGCCTCAAGCAGTTGGAGGAAACGGCCGGCGCGTTCAAGGGCGTGAACCAGTGCTTTGCCATCCAGGCCGGCCGCGAGCTGCGCGTGATGGTGGACGCCGAGAACGTGACCGACGAGCGCGCCGCGGAGCTGAGCTTCGAGATTTCGCAGAAAATCGAGAAGGAAATGCAGTACCCTGGCCAGATTAAAATCACCGTAATCCGGGAAATGCGCTCGGTGGCCTACGCCAAGTAG